A single window of Mycolicibacterium aurum DNA harbors:
- a CDS encoding carotenoid biosynthesis protein — translation MALALPVQSLRTIQPVWLLVAAAIAVQIGYPLIPDGSRNGITVLSVVVFFLASVADVLRVHGVRGAVVLIAVAGGGGLLAESVGVATGWPFGAYTYADSLGPQILGVPAVIPLAWVMMAWPALVVARTLATRAPAVIAIGAVALTSWDVFLDPQMVAAGHWTWSNPSPSLPLVPGIPLTNYLGWLLFTTLIMAVLHATLRRDDSPSAPASVLYLWVYFSSVMGHFVFFGLPGSAIIGGLIMGTVAIPFAITLLRRRTATPRQELV, via the coding sequence GTGGCGTTGGCCTTGCCCGTCCAGTCTTTGCGGACGATTCAACCGGTGTGGCTGCTGGTGGCCGCGGCCATCGCGGTGCAGATCGGGTACCCGCTGATTCCCGACGGGTCGCGCAACGGAATCACGGTGCTCAGCGTGGTGGTTTTCTTCCTGGCCTCGGTCGCCGACGTCCTTCGGGTGCACGGCGTGAGGGGCGCGGTCGTGCTGATCGCGGTTGCCGGCGGCGGCGGTCTGCTCGCCGAGTCCGTCGGAGTGGCCACCGGGTGGCCGTTCGGCGCCTACACCTACGCGGACTCGCTCGGTCCCCAGATCCTCGGCGTGCCTGCGGTGATCCCCCTGGCCTGGGTCATGATGGCGTGGCCTGCGCTGGTGGTCGCCCGCACCCTTGCCACCCGCGCGCCCGCGGTGATCGCGATCGGCGCCGTCGCACTGACCTCCTGGGATGTGTTCCTGGACCCGCAAATGGTCGCGGCAGGGCACTGGACCTGGTCGAATCCCTCCCCCAGCCTCCCGCTGGTGCCGGGCATCCCCCTGACCAATTACCTCGGGTGGCTGCTGTTCACCACGCTGATCATGGCCGTCCTGCACGCCACACTGCGCCGGGACGACAGCCCGTCGGCGCCGGCGTCGGTGCTGTACCTGTGGGTGTACTTCTCGTCGGTGATGGGGCACTTCGTCTTCTTCGGCCTGCCCGGCTCCGCAATCATCGGTGGACTGATCATGGGAACCGTCGCGATACCGTTCGCCATCACACTGCTGCGTCGGCGCACGGCCACCCCTCGTCAGGAGCTTGTATGA
- a CDS encoding glycosyltransferase, which yields MPSARLAQPLSRLVVTGSSLACLGAAHQLINQRLLRRPPQNPAPVTAAVSLLVPARDEAHRIEPTIRSLLGQRGLSDVEILVLDDGSTDGTADVVTAVAAGDPRLRVLTGTAPPAGSLGKPHACAQLADAARGAILVFVDADVVLAPDAVAAAVAVLRGTDPLDLLSPWPRQVATGVSGRLIQPLLAWSWLTTLPLRLAERSGRPSMAVANGQFLVVEADALARAGGWQSVAGAVLDDIALARAIRAVGGRTGVADGSGIATCRMYANGRELRDGYRKSLWAAFGSPVGAVAVGAALAVVYVLPAVAAVTGSRIGAVGYAAAVAGRMSAARWCATPSGRRAVTDAVAHPLSVVALLGLLASSWAGRATGSLRWKGRAV from the coding sequence GTGCCCTCAGCGCGACTCGCCCAACCGTTGTCGAGGCTAGTCGTCACGGGTTCGTCACTGGCCTGTCTGGGCGCAGCGCACCAGCTGATCAATCAGCGGCTGTTGCGCCGCCCGCCCCAAAATCCCGCGCCGGTGACCGCCGCCGTGTCTCTGCTCGTGCCTGCCCGCGACGAAGCCCACCGTATCGAGCCCACGATCCGTTCGTTGCTGGGCCAGCGTGGTCTGTCGGACGTCGAGATCCTGGTGCTCGACGACGGCTCGACCGACGGCACCGCCGACGTCGTCACCGCGGTCGCCGCGGGCGACCCCCGGCTGCGGGTCCTGACCGGTACCGCACCGCCGGCAGGATCCCTCGGCAAGCCGCACGCGTGTGCACAGTTGGCCGACGCGGCGCGCGGCGCGATCCTGGTCTTCGTGGACGCCGACGTGGTGCTCGCGCCTGACGCGGTCGCCGCGGCGGTCGCGGTGCTCCGCGGTACCGACCCGCTGGATCTGCTCAGCCCGTGGCCACGCCAGGTCGCCACCGGGGTGTCCGGCCGCCTGATCCAGCCGCTGCTGGCGTGGTCGTGGTTGACCACGCTGCCTCTGCGCCTCGCCGAGAGGTCCGGACGGCCGTCGATGGCGGTGGCCAACGGCCAGTTCCTCGTCGTCGAGGCCGACGCCCTCGCTCGAGCCGGCGGGTGGCAGTCGGTCGCGGGAGCCGTACTCGACGACATCGCGCTGGCGCGGGCGATCCGCGCCGTCGGGGGGCGCACGGGCGTGGCCGACGGATCCGGCATCGCCACCTGCCGGATGTATGCGAACGGGCGCGAGCTGCGCGACGGCTACCGCAAATCACTGTGGGCGGCGTTCGGCTCGCCAGTCGGCGCGGTGGCGGTAGGCGCCGCGCTAGCCGTCGTCTACGTCCTGCCCGCGGTCGCTGCGGTGACGGGCTCTCGCATCGGTGCCGTCGGCTACGCCGCCGCTGTCGCCGGGCGGATGTCGGCCGCGCGCTGGTGCGCGACGCCGTCTGGGCGGCGTGCGGTGACTGATGCTGTGGCACATCCTCTTTCGGTGGTGGCGCTGCTGGGGCTGCTGGCCTCGTCGTGGGCCGGCCGCGCCACGGGCTCGCTGCGCTGGAAGGGCAGGGCCGTATGA
- a CDS encoding phytoene desaturase family protein → MSRVVVIGAGLGGLAAAARLAANGHQVTVFESAPTVGGKLGVLERDGFTFDTGPSLLTLPAVLEQLFSDTGAPAELALTAVDPACAYVFGDGTTLVLPHDAAQVPAALDAALGDGAGASWQRLHTRSRRLWELVGEPVLRRPVSMAALARMSTRPDDLRAVAPWLTLDGLGRRMLPDARLRTWLNRYATYSGSDPRRTPAVLSVTSFVEQEFGAWYVPGGLRRIVEALAERCGELGVEVRTGSPVESVLVSDGRAAGVRADGRDIAADVVVSAADAEVLYGRLLPRGTARRAQRRARNSPRSMAGFVLMLGLDGRKPGAAHRVYFPRDYNAEFDAIFGRHPAPVADPTVYVHAPDDPALRPDDESEGWFVLVNAPAHDPAYGVDWDEPGLRERYTQHILDVLADRGVDVRDRIRFTETVTPADLERRAGAPGGAIYGTASHGPRAALRRPANRSPLPGLYLVGGSAHPGGGIPLVLMSAEIVAELIGPAETLRGSSAAPRAATAPFRRSRRRST, encoded by the coding sequence ATGAGTCGGGTGGTGGTGATCGGGGCGGGCCTGGGCGGGCTGGCGGCTGCCGCGCGGTTGGCAGCCAACGGACACCAGGTGACGGTCTTCGAGAGTGCCCCCACCGTCGGCGGCAAGCTCGGCGTCCTCGAGCGAGACGGTTTCACCTTCGACACCGGACCGTCGTTGCTGACCCTGCCCGCCGTCCTGGAGCAGTTGTTCTCCGACACCGGTGCCCCGGCGGAGCTGGCGTTGACTGCGGTAGATCCGGCGTGCGCGTACGTCTTCGGTGACGGCACGACGCTGGTCCTTCCGCACGACGCGGCGCAGGTACCGGCGGCGCTCGACGCCGCGCTGGGCGACGGCGCGGGCGCCTCGTGGCAACGGCTGCACACCCGTTCGCGACGGCTGTGGGAACTGGTCGGTGAGCCGGTGCTGCGTCGACCGGTCTCGATGGCTGCGCTGGCCCGCATGAGCACGCGGCCCGACGATCTGCGTGCGGTGGCACCGTGGCTGACCCTCGACGGGCTCGGGCGGCGGATGCTGCCCGACGCCCGGTTGCGGACGTGGCTCAACCGATACGCGACCTATTCCGGCTCCGACCCGCGCCGCACCCCCGCAGTCCTGTCGGTGACGTCGTTCGTGGAACAGGAGTTCGGAGCCTGGTATGTGCCGGGTGGCTTGCGCCGCATCGTGGAGGCGCTCGCCGAGCGGTGCGGCGAGCTCGGCGTCGAGGTGCGCACCGGTTCGCCGGTGGAGTCCGTTCTGGTGTCCGACGGCCGGGCTGCGGGCGTGCGTGCCGACGGCCGCGACATCGCCGCCGACGTCGTGGTGAGCGCCGCCGACGCCGAAGTCCTCTACGGGCGGCTGCTGCCGCGCGGTACCGCGCGCCGTGCACAGCGCAGGGCGCGCAACAGTCCGCGTTCCATGGCGGGGTTCGTCCTGATGCTGGGCCTCGATGGGCGAAAGCCGGGCGCCGCGCACAGGGTGTACTTTCCCCGCGATTACAACGCCGAGTTCGACGCAATCTTCGGGCGCCACCCGGCGCCGGTCGCCGATCCCACCGTGTACGTGCACGCCCCCGACGATCCGGCGCTGCGCCCCGACGACGAATCGGAGGGCTGGTTCGTGCTGGTCAACGCGCCCGCGCACGATCCGGCGTATGGAGTCGACTGGGACGAGCCCGGTCTGCGCGAGCGCTACACCCAGCACATCCTCGACGTGCTGGCCGATCGCGGCGTCGACGTCCGCGACCGTATTCGGTTCACCGAGACGGTGACCCCCGCGGATCTTGAGCGGCGGGCCGGCGCGCCGGGCGGAGCGATCTACGGCACGGCCTCTCATGGGCCCCGTGCCGCGCTGCGCCGGCCGGCGAACCGCAGCCCGCTCCCGGGGCTCTATCTGGTCGGCGGCTCCGCCCACCCCGGTGGCGGCATTCCACTGGTCCTGATGTCGGCCGAGATCGTCGCCGAACTCATCGGTCCGGCGGAAACTCTGCGGGGATCGAGCGCCGCACCCCGTGCAGCAACTGCGCCATTCCGACGATCCCGACGACGGTCCACGTGA
- a CDS encoding CDP-alcohol phosphatidyltransferase family protein produces the protein MTAEGPVGDDADDAGWSALHGGVQPSRVVRGWLSMVRILASGPVARVPPDVLSLFGVLALVGAWAAEAGPGWPALTVLLVLAAGLLDGLDGAVALRTGKARPLGAVIDSVADRLGDLLLGGVLLALGAPPAWVVAALTLVLLLEYIRARAQSVGMPGVGGITVAERPTRLIVVGVAAAGAAMSRNGVPLVGWSWGTTLAVTWTVVGIVGMAQLLHGVRRSIPAEFPPDR, from the coding sequence ATGACAGCGGAGGGACCGGTCGGCGACGACGCCGACGATGCGGGGTGGTCGGCGCTGCATGGCGGCGTGCAGCCGTCGCGTGTCGTTCGCGGGTGGTTGTCGATGGTGCGGATCCTCGCCTCCGGTCCGGTCGCCAGGGTCCCGCCCGACGTGTTGTCGCTGTTCGGGGTGCTCGCCCTGGTCGGCGCGTGGGCCGCCGAGGCGGGGCCGGGATGGCCCGCGCTGACCGTGCTGCTCGTGCTCGCTGCCGGGCTACTCGACGGACTCGACGGCGCGGTCGCGCTGCGGACCGGCAAGGCCCGCCCGCTCGGAGCGGTGATCGACTCGGTGGCCGATCGGCTCGGCGATCTGCTGCTCGGGGGCGTACTGCTGGCGTTGGGCGCGCCACCCGCGTGGGTGGTCGCAGCCCTGACGCTCGTGCTGCTGCTGGAGTACATCCGCGCCCGCGCGCAATCGGTCGGTATGCCGGGCGTCGGCGGGATCACGGTCGCCGAACGCCCCACGCGGTTGATCGTGGTGGGGGTGGCCGCGGCGGGCGCCGCGATGTCCCGAAACGGTGTCCCGCTCGTGGGATGGAGCTGGGGTACCACGCTGGCCGTCACGTGGACCGTCGTCGGGATCGTCGGAATGGCGCAGTTGCTGCACGGGGTGCGGCGCTCGATCCCCGCAGAGTTTCCGCCGGACCGATGA
- a CDS encoding YhjD/YihY/BrkB family envelope integrity protein — MSRARKLASQLSRTFPRTDLALWAAGATYFGVIGLVPLALVSLWAAGSIIGHDAVNSSIEAAIGGLPDGHGTPEALRTLTSVALSMSWWQVLVVLFPASLYGEGLRRAFVQFSSEPDKLTGWRGRAGLLGVAAVAPFLVLAVLYSAPYIAPLYAGKGWSLVWGVFVGFHVVWIAVSTALLGVYGLIAPGRYRPKALVLGAFGTGAVLAGFLQGFVLFLAIPIEWSAPFGGLPIIGAVSALALWLYLVHILVLCGFRVTVVLDGTLQR; from the coding sequence GTGAGCCGAGCGCGCAAGCTGGCCTCTCAGCTGAGCAGAACCTTCCCGCGCACAGACCTCGCGCTCTGGGCGGCGGGTGCGACGTACTTCGGAGTCATCGGGTTGGTGCCGCTGGCACTGGTATCGCTGTGGGCGGCCGGATCGATCATCGGGCACGACGCGGTGAACTCCTCGATCGAGGCAGCCATCGGGGGTTTGCCCGACGGGCACGGCACTCCGGAGGCGCTGCGCACACTGACGTCGGTGGCGTTGTCGATGTCCTGGTGGCAAGTGTTGGTGGTGTTGTTCCCGGCCAGCCTGTACGGCGAGGGTCTGCGCCGTGCGTTCGTCCAATTCTCCTCGGAGCCGGACAAACTCACCGGTTGGCGGGGACGGGCCGGACTTCTCGGCGTCGCCGCTGTGGCCCCGTTCCTGGTGCTGGCGGTGCTCTACTCCGCGCCCTACATCGCACCGCTCTACGCCGGCAAAGGCTGGTCGCTGGTGTGGGGTGTGTTCGTCGGCTTCCACGTCGTCTGGATAGCGGTCTCGACAGCGCTGCTCGGTGTGTACGGACTCATCGCGCCGGGCCGGTATCGTCCGAAAGCCTTGGTGCTGGGCGCATTCGGCACCGGCGCCGTTCTTGCCGGCTTCCTGCAGGGGTTCGTCCTCTTTCTCGCGATTCCGATCGAGTGGTCGGCACCGTTCGGCGGTCTCCCGATCATCGGAGCGGTGTCGGCACTGGCGTTGTGGCTGTACCTGGTCCACATCCTGGTGCTGTGCGGTTTCCGGGTCACCGTGGTGCTGGACGGAACGCTTCAGCGCTGA
- a CDS encoding PE-PPE domain-containing protein: MAVAAMPLAALPLTLGITTPSAAAAALIGDDAATVLTHGPTPWAMADNLSGALCAEPKVCREVSYQWIISLGETEVGVDTNVETLDYAIKNLTADGAGDKKIVYAFSGGARVASVWLQDHADDVDAPDADDLTLVLIGNGGRKYGGVNGWWYGDTLLTPTDTQYSVVDVAREYDPIADFPDDPFNVVALANALAAFYYVHLDYSDVDLDDGGNYVWTEGNTTYVFVPTENLPLLQGLRDLGLDSLADRWEGSLRDIIDQAYDRDYLEGVEPQGGLSDDVGTAEITEVSSLRTSLSTSEAVGADAPSADGVPSDVEPDPSTVDEAESSDTLGDTEADDDAAAAEGMATEVADPHEESVDDSELVDTPRSAVKDRTVETGADDAESSAETGDAPDAAPSADSASESTSSTASDED, encoded by the coding sequence GTGGCGGTCGCCGCAATGCCGCTGGCCGCCCTACCGTTGACCCTCGGCATCACAACGCCGTCCGCTGCGGCAGCGGCACTCATCGGGGACGACGCCGCCACCGTTCTGACGCATGGCCCGACCCCGTGGGCGATGGCGGACAACCTCAGCGGGGCGCTGTGCGCAGAACCGAAGGTGTGCCGCGAGGTCTCGTACCAATGGATCATCTCCCTCGGCGAAACGGAAGTGGGCGTCGACACGAACGTGGAGACCCTCGACTACGCGATCAAAAATCTGACTGCTGACGGTGCCGGTGACAAGAAGATCGTCTACGCGTTCAGCGGTGGTGCACGGGTGGCGTCGGTGTGGCTGCAGGATCACGCCGACGACGTCGATGCCCCCGACGCCGACGATCTGACGCTCGTGCTCATCGGCAATGGAGGGCGCAAATACGGCGGTGTCAACGGGTGGTGGTACGGCGACACACTGCTGACCCCGACGGACACCCAGTACTCGGTGGTGGACGTGGCACGGGAATACGATCCGATTGCGGACTTCCCGGACGACCCGTTCAATGTGGTGGCACTGGCGAACGCGCTGGCGGCCTTTTATTACGTACACCTGGACTACTCCGACGTCGATCTCGACGACGGAGGAAACTATGTGTGGACTGAGGGAAACACCACCTACGTGTTCGTCCCGACCGAGAATCTGCCACTGCTGCAGGGACTTCGAGACCTGGGCCTGGATTCGCTGGCCGACCGATGGGAAGGGTCGCTGCGCGACATCATCGATCAGGCGTATGACCGCGACTATCTGGAGGGGGTCGAGCCGCAGGGCGGCCTGAGCGACGACGTGGGCACCGCGGAGATCACCGAGGTGAGCTCTCTGCGAACGTCACTGAGCACCAGCGAGGCGGTCGGCGCCGACGCTCCGTCTGCCGATGGCGTGCCATCAGACGTCGAGCCGGACCCGTCCACGGTAGACGAGGCAGAGTCTTCGGATACCCTCGGCGACACCGAAGCCGATGACGACGCCGCCGCCGCGGAGGGGATGGCGACCGAGGTTGCGGATCCACATGAGGAAAGCGTCGACGACAGCGAGCTTGTCGACACACCACGCTCGGCCGTCAAGGACCGCACCGTCGAGACCGGCGCCGACGACGCCGAGTCGTCGGCGGAGACCGGTGACGCACCGGACGCGGCGCCCAGTGCGGATTCAGCGAGCGAGTCGACGTCCTCGACAGCCTCAGACGAGGATTGA
- a CDS encoding NAD(P)/FAD-dependent oxidoreductase → MDLRAQVSQLSPEARAALAHRIKARLAQDDQPAAEHDVSIVGGGTAALTLALEIRQARPATRVLVIEPNAHPVPEVTHTVGESTVEVSAHYLRDRIGMGEHLKTSQIRKMGLRMFFSHDGNTDIAKRMELGSSSFVPQVTYQLDRGRLENELYERCLAAGIDVAAGRVRSVELGADKAAHTITYQNGEADAETTTSRWVVDASGRNRLLPRQLDLKRANDHQCNAAWLRVATEIDVGRWSNDPEYRSRLVEGDRAMSTNHLMGEGYWVWLIRLASGATSVGIVADPAFHDFDGFNTLAKATAWLREHEPQCADVLDEHAHLIRDFRVMKKYSHGVTKMFDGTERWCLTGDAGVFLDPLYSSGLDLVAIGNGLITDMITRDLDGDDVVARAQISDSLFRSLTDMWLAIYQDQYAVMGAPTVMTAKVIWDVAFYWGFVGFLYTNDRFVRVADDPDFVPYLEGLIALSNRVQLFFREWAAIETGSSTVPFVDLYSPLNFMVSLHTAMMEKSSNFAEQFDGNARLLRQLAGQLVETVLAEKSAMFDHDGIMQQVQAWQRDSLLRELRSTYRREQAVNPLSGTWIVPTASVLQPS, encoded by the coding sequence GTGGACCTGCGAGCACAGGTGTCGCAATTGAGCCCCGAGGCGCGCGCGGCGCTCGCGCACCGCATCAAGGCGCGGCTGGCCCAGGACGACCAGCCGGCTGCCGAGCACGACGTGAGCATCGTCGGCGGCGGTACCGCAGCACTCACCTTGGCGCTGGAGATCCGACAGGCTCGTCCGGCCACCCGGGTCCTGGTCATCGAGCCGAACGCCCACCCCGTTCCCGAGGTCACCCACACTGTCGGCGAATCGACGGTGGAAGTCTCGGCGCACTACCTACGCGACCGCATCGGTATGGGCGAGCACCTGAAAACCTCGCAGATCCGCAAGATGGGCCTGCGGATGTTCTTCTCCCACGACGGGAATACCGACATCGCGAAACGCATGGAGCTCGGGAGCTCCTCGTTCGTTCCGCAGGTCACCTACCAGCTCGATCGCGGACGGCTGGAAAACGAGCTCTACGAACGCTGCCTGGCAGCGGGCATCGACGTCGCCGCCGGCCGGGTCCGCTCGGTCGAGCTCGGGGCCGACAAGGCGGCGCACACGATCACCTATCAGAACGGCGAGGCCGACGCCGAGACCACCACCTCGCGGTGGGTGGTCGACGCGTCGGGCCGCAACCGGTTGCTGCCCCGTCAACTCGACCTCAAGCGAGCCAACGACCACCAGTGCAACGCCGCGTGGCTACGCGTGGCCACGGAGATCGACGTCGGCCGATGGAGTAACGACCCCGAGTACCGGAGCCGCCTCGTCGAGGGCGACCGGGCGATGTCGACGAACCACCTCATGGGCGAGGGCTACTGGGTCTGGCTTATCCGGCTGGCATCCGGCGCCACCAGCGTCGGGATCGTCGCCGACCCGGCGTTCCATGACTTCGATGGCTTCAACACCTTGGCCAAAGCGACAGCGTGGCTGCGCGAGCACGAACCGCAGTGCGCAGACGTGTTGGACGAGCATGCGCACCTCATCCGGGACTTCCGGGTCATGAAGAAGTACAGCCACGGCGTCACCAAGATGTTCGACGGCACGGAGCGCTGGTGCCTCACCGGTGACGCCGGGGTCTTCCTCGACCCGCTGTACTCCTCGGGCCTGGATCTGGTCGCCATCGGCAATGGGTTGATCACCGACATGATCACCCGCGACCTCGATGGTGACGACGTGGTGGCCCGAGCGCAGATCAGTGACTCGTTGTTTCGGTCCCTCACCGATATGTGGCTCGCCATCTACCAGGATCAGTACGCCGTGATGGGCGCACCAACCGTGATGACCGCCAAAGTGATCTGGGACGTCGCCTTCTACTGGGGATTCGTCGGCTTTCTGTACACCAACGACCGCTTCGTGCGCGTCGCCGACGATCCCGACTTCGTGCCGTACCTCGAAGGACTCATCGCCCTGAGCAATCGGGTGCAGCTGTTCTTCCGAGAGTGGGCCGCCATCGAGACCGGTTCGTCGACTGTGCCGTTCGTCGACCTGTATTCACCATTGAACTTCATGGTGTCCCTGCACACCGCGATGATGGAGAAAAGTTCGAACTTTGCCGAGCAATTCGATGGAAACGCCCGATTGCTGCGCCAACTGGCCGGTCAGCTCGTCGAGACTGTCCTGGCGGAGAAATCGGCGATGTTCGACCATGACGGGATCATGCAGCAAGTGCAGGCCTGGCAACGAGATTCGCTGCTGCGTGAGCTTCGGTCGACGTACCGCCGAGAGCAGGCCGTCAACCCACTCAGCGGTACCTGGATTGTTCCGACCGCGTCGGTTCTGCAACCATCCTGA